The segment GTACGGGCCAGCTCGTTTCCCGGAATGATGATATGGTACACACAGTTGTGTTAAAACACCACCACTGTTAGAGACACTTCAGAGTTGGAGAGGAGTAGGGGAGACAAACAGCACTGTCGCTATGCAATGGTTAGCATTCCAAATCATGATACTCTTGTATGGCTTTTCCCTCATTTGTTGCACACTCCTTGAATTTGGCTCTGAAGAAGGAATTATTACTTTCCTTGTGGGCTTTTCTATTGTGTACAATGCAAGAATATGGGCTTAATAAATGTAAAAGCTGCTTCATGAAGTAAACGTAAAGAAACCGTAAGATGAGAAAAACACCTGTTAATTCTGGGGGCATGGCTGGAGACTAATTAGTTCTACATTTGCATAGCACATGCTGTGAGCATCCGAGTCTGTGACTTGGGGTACCTAAGAGGCAAGCTGCTTCTCTGGGTATGTGGTTCTCAGTGGgttcctatttatttcagtgagtGCCCCAACTTCTGCAATTCACAACTCAGGATTCCTTTTCCTCTCAGCTAGGTCAGCTCCTCAGGTATGTGACAGAAGAGTGATGTGggcctgtgcagctgtgcaagCACTGCACCCAGCAGAGCCTGCTCAGTCAAGCACCTGCAGCCGCAGCCACATGCAGAGGGAGACGGTTGAGTGCCCTCAGCACTAAGCTGCAGCTCATCAAGCAGATGCAGAACTGGTAGCTCACTGCAAGACTGTTCTTAAGCTGGGTTTCTTCtcttgtgggtttttgtgttctgttttgtgaaTCTGCATTTTGGAGTTGACATGAAGTTTCAAAAAGCCAGCTCTTCTGTTTGATAGCAAGTCAAGCATTTTTAGCAGCGGTCATAATACCTTCAGCTTGAATCCAAAGCTGTCAACAGAGTAGTTTTTAAGGATGGAATTCCTGCATGGTGCCTACAGGGGCTCATCTTATGACGTTTGGTGGGTGACATTTGAGTTTCTCTTGCTGGAGAGAGATAGAGCCTCATTCTACAGCCAGTGATCCAGTGGCTTTCCCTGTGGAAATTAGATATGCCAGCCCACACCCAGCCCCTTTCTTactctgtgtttgcttttctgagcaaggacttgttccaagagctctggcATCCCTGCACTAGTTGCCAGGTGCGTGCTGAAGTCACGTCGTTGTGTATTTGTTGGAGTAGGACCTGACTCTCTTGGGTTCTTGGTGATCGTGGGCATAGATGTACCAACTTTTAAGAGACTTTTTTTCTATATGCAAGCAGTGTTGAACAGCAGAGGTCCGGTTATGCCTAACACAatggtcagcagcagctgagcttctGAACTATCTTAAGATGCAAAGAATTCACCTAAGTAGAGCAAGTAAGGTGTTTAAACTCTGATAAACTCTGATCTTCTACATCATTGGTCTTAGCCCCTTAGTGTTTGGCAAACCACTCCCCAGGGCTCTCCTGGGAAGCTATCAAACAACGGTAGCGTTATCCCCACACAGAACAATGATGTTCCAAACTTGCATTGAACTCAAGCAGTTGGTTTGAAGTACCACATCTGCCCCAGTTCTTAAATGCCCAAAATGCTTTGGGAACTTGTGTTGATTTCAATCAGTGTCAGTATTTTACAGCCCAAGCGTGTAGTTGAGTAACTCAATACAGGATTCTTTAatgttaataataattttaataacaaTTACTGAAGGATTGATCTTTTTGATGTGAAAAGGGAATAAAAGCTGACATTCTAAATCAGTTCTATACAGATGGGGAAAAACTTTGGTTTGGTCTGAAAGCATTATGTATAGCTTACATATCTTCTGACCAATGTGCTTACCAATTTAAATGTAGTGTACTTACTTACTCAGGTACCCCTATTTTTTTTGCTCATGTAAATAACTCATctattcaaaaaataaaataaaatcatagctTAAATTAATAGCCCCCCACATTTAGTGTGTGCACAATGGTTTGAAATTGCTTCCTTAAAGCCACAAGGAAGAGAACGGTCCTTGTGGGAGATGCTTTATAAAGAGGGCGTGGGGGAAGCTGacccaggctgagcagtggcaGAAGTTCAGTTTGGTGGGCGTGGATTGTCCCGGCCTTAGGAGGAGTGAGGAGGTCCTGCGGTGTCTGATGTGGCTGCTGCCATTTAAGTGGATGGGGTTCAGAAGCAGACAGGAGGACAGCAGATCCGGCTATTTTAAACGATACCACGACTCAACCACAGTTTCCACTTAAGCACTTCTTCcttggtttctttctttaaatgcagCCATTACTACCAGTCGCTGGAATTAACAGCCTTCGCGTGTTACAAACTCATTCAATATATTTACATCCAAAGTAGATGCATTTAAACAGAAGGTTTTTTGCATGACAGGAGGAAACACGCTGCATTACGTGGCTCGCGTTTCCCACTCCTGCTGATTTTACAGATGTAGGCACTGTGGCTTCAGCACACGCAGCCCTGACAACGTTCATGATTACCTGTGAGAACTGTTCTCGTACGCGTCGCTTCCCTGAGCCTCAGCCCTACTTAAAACAGATGCGCTGCTCTGGCTGATAGCAATTCCAATCACACTGTAAAAGTAGTATGGAAGAACTGTTCAGAAAAAGATGCTTGTGCTGTAATTAACGGTTGCTTACAGTGTCTCTAGGCACGAAAACCTATCGCCTCTCATTAGCAGATGCTTCTTTCCATGGTTAACAAAAGGGAGCTCTCTGTATGTACAGTTTGCTTCTGTATCCAGCATTCCCTGCTAGGGAACGCTCCATTCTCAAAAGATGGAGGTAGGACTATATGCGTAACAGTACGACGATGcgaaaataaaagcattagcACTCTGGCGTACAACAGCAGAGATTACAGAAGCAAATGGCTTCTGAAGCAGTGAAATCAGAAGGCAGTGTATTACCGTAAAAAGCTCGAGAAAGCCCTAACAACGCGCCCCAAAATCTCCGCTGAAAAGGCCAAGAGGCAGCCATACAGGGGGAACAGAGCACAAGTCTCAGAGCTGAACAGTGTACAGGTGCTATGCGGCTGACCTGAGCAAGGGTGGATCACGTACTGTGAAGCTGCCAGCACAACAGCTGCCCCATTGAACAGATTTCTCACCAGGCCTTGCTGCTTCTCCATCCACCCTTGGTATAAAAGATACCCACCCTTGGATAAAGGCCACGGAGGGAGCAGACCTCCAGTGAAGCTCTCCCTCCATGGCACTGCTGGTGCCAGGACAGAAGCGAGGGCAGCAGCTGGCCCTGAGCACTGCTAAAGGCAGCTGAGGCTCCTTGGTCAGAGTGCTGGAGGTTGGCGCTTCGTTCTGAGCACAGTTCCTGAGACAAGCCAAGGAGCTCAAGAGCCATGGAAACTGACTCTTTCCCCCACTGCTGCTTCTTAGGCTGTTTAAATCCTAACTAACTGGgaagtacagaaaataaaataaataaaagatgctGATCTGAGCTGGCTGATGCAGACAGATGCTGGATATGCATATGTTTCTCCACATTACTCGCCCAGTGTTTTAACCTTACTCTATGGCAAACAGTGCTTCCCTGTGCATAGCTGTTCTGTCCTGGTGGTATACAAAGGAGGAGTTTGGGAATCCAGATAAAAAGAGGAGATTTTAAAGTGCCCTGAACATAAATATAGATGGGAGCTTGTTTTCCTGTCTCTGGCAGACAGgaatttaaaattatatacaattataataataacaatataaTACAAGCTCCGGCTTCTGGGGAGGGTGTTCATGAGAAAGCACTCGTTTCCTAAGTCTCTTTATCTGAAAGGCATTTTGTGCAAATTTGGCTTGAAGCACCTGTCACCCATCAGCTGTTGACATCTCTCTTCTAGGGATTTTATAATTAAAAGTTACCCCATAGTTCTCAGAGTTAAAAGACTGAAGTCACTTATCacatctgaaaagagaaagccCCAAAGTTCTGACGTTACTGTTTCACCCTTCCCACGTAACTGTACTGCTGCAGAATTCACACCTCTCAGCCTCAAATCTAAAGCAGGAGGCTGCAAGTCTGTCATTAGCACAGCTACTGTACTTCTGTTCCTCGTTGTAACGAGTCTATACTTCAGCTGGATTTTTTGGCACTTTGGCAAGAAAGCTCTGGACAGCTGCAAGAGACCTGCTcgatctgtttctgttttcttctttgtatcaGTTTTCCACCTGTGAAACCCAAAATCCCACCACCAAGTGCAGCTGCAATTCCTGCCACTTTGAAGCCTGCAAGGAGACCAATAGGACCCCCCACCACTCCTCCAATGACTGCACCTGCCAcgggcagagctgccagcttgTATTTTGCAGcctagaaggagaaaaaaaaaaaaagaaaaagggttaGAACACGTTCCTGTTGCGAGGTGTGTTTTTCCCCTCATTGCTCGTGGCAATGATTTGAATGCTCAGCAATAAATACACTTGACAAATtagtattaggaaaaaaagctgctctATTACCCACATGTATGAATCCCAAACAATTAAAAACTGAGCTCTCTCACATATGCAGTTGGGAGCCAGATCTCCTACATGCTACCGGCTGACTCTATACACTATTTATGACCTTGTCTCCACCACTAAATCAAGTGAGAAACAGACAATGCTCAGACTTTTCAGGAGTGTGCCTGAATCCAGGCTTGTGGCTTATTAGCAGCTCCCCCTGACACTGCGTATATTggagctgcactgctctgttgTTTCACGCTCATCTGATTCCTGTGAGCCAATCGCTGAACGCTCACATCTTTGCAGGTACACCAAAGTAGCATCAGAGTATCACATAATGTgatttgaagcaaaaaaaaaaaaaaaagtattttctagtAGCCTGGGTGCGATAGAAAATTACAAGAgagattgatttttttccccctgctacCTGTGGgtcatttcttccttatttccttAATTGCTGGCTCCCTCAGCATTAAAGACGGCGGATCAATGGGGTTAATACAGAGGTTGCTGGGAAGCTGAGTACCATTGatccagcagcaggagcagatccctACCTTCGCCAGGTTTTTGGTTCCCTCCTCTGTATTCGCAGCAGCACTGTTGACGTGGTCTTCAATCCTGTCAATCTTCTCCTGCTGAGACTAGATGCAAAGGAATTATGAGTGAGGGAACCTGCTGGGAAGCAGCGGTGAGCCAATACACACCATTTTAATGCCTGTAATCAGGGCCCCACAGCTGCTTTCATCTGCCACACACTGCAGCCATGCAGCCTTAATGGCAGTTCATTAATAGGATCTGATAAACTGCGCTGAAATTACaaacttacttaaaaaaaaagcttaactGTCAAATAATAATATGGTGTGAATATTACACAATGCGTTGCTACTGTTAGGGAAAACAACCCATAACATATGATTTCTAAATCTTCTCTGTGAATAGATGAGCTTGCACTTCAAAGGGGAAAACAAGCCAAACTAGCATTTGTGTTTCCTGCTGAGCTTCATGTTCAAAAAAACGTCTATAGAAAGCATTTATCAGTACCAACTCCAACATACAAAGCTGCGCCGAGAAATCTAAATAGAAGTACTTAATTAGGATATTATAAAACACTGACTGGCCTGGTCTAATATTAaacgtggaggttggtggccctgcctgtggcggaggggttggagattcacgacccttgaggtcccttccaacccaagccattctgtgattctgactTCACTTTACAAATATGACAGTGACTACTGAAATATACTTGCTACTGCTTTATCTCTTACTGTTCACTGATTTAAAAGTATTCCATCCTTCCTCAAAATGCAGTCAGATTCCCCTGCAGTCTCTCAGAGAACACTGGAGCAGCAGACAGAGAGGACAGACAGAGGGTTTTGTGGGTTTGTTCTTATTGATCTCTGTGGTACTGAGGCTATTTCATGCCACAGAATAATCAGATGGCTGATGGTCACCTTAAATACAAGGCAGTCACAACTTTGTCCTCTTTCGAATTCAGACAATGCTGAGTCCAGCTCCAGTATCTTCATCTACCATCTATCGAAGACCACTGATCAATTCTGAGTCTTGTCTAATGTCTAATGATGATTATGTGTAAAATCCAGACCTGGGAACAGGAACCCCTCCTTTCTAAAGTCCCTTTCCAGCCCAACGAATCTCATGTCTGAAGCAGCACAGATtctgcagaaagaacaaaagctcTCTCATCTATCCCAAGCAGCCCAACAGCCATGGGATTAGATTAAGCAGCCCTCATGGCAGTTGAGAACGGTGGGTTTAAACTTCCAGTGGCAAAGGAAGAATTAAACACTGGGAACTAAGTGTGGATGATAAAAGATGCCACATTTATAAATGTAAAGAAAGAGCAGGATGGAGGTGAGGGAAGCTTCAGACTCTTCCTAGTACCCCTGGTTAAGAGACTAAAGTACCTGAAAGATGTCCAACCTGCACAGTGAATTCTATCCCCACTATTACCATTGGAAACTGTAAGAATGAATGGGACCTGGCTACAGGTCTGATGTCAGCACTGCAGAGGTGCTTCTAAGATTCCTCAGGTGGCAAAGAGCGTTGGCTACAACATCAGGAGTTGCTTAGGATCAACTAGCAGCACTAGtgctgaaatgaaagaatacTGCCTCCTCAGAAATCTACCTTGACAGGACCCGAACCAGTAGGAACAAATGAGGAATGAGCAACAGTCCCCTTCTGTTACTACttgaaaaccaaaagaaaacctTCCAATTTCATGCTAGATAATTCAATATTAATGTAATAATTATATCTATCACCTGTGACTTTGGAAAGTATCAAATGTACAAATCAACTGAAACTGGAGGTGTATTTACTATAGGTGCCACGTAGCAAAGTCAGACTTTCACCTGGGCATCTTGGCTAACCGTGGGGAAATACACTGCCTCCATTCAATGGGGGACATTTTCCTGAAGTTCCCAACAATGTCTATAATTTCATAATCTTAATTTAACATCGGACTGAACAAATTCTGTTAATGTGACTCTGCTAATCTGTTACTGTTATTAAGTGACAACCAGCTCAGTCTGCACTCAGATTACAGACAGGAGTGCtgctctccttttttcccccaaccaGGCGTTATCCCCACTCACCCTCATTTTTGAAAGCTTCTAATACGGAATGCAATGAATACTTACACTGACTAACACGGAAAAGTCAGTCACCAACTGGCTAAGCTGAATCAAGtcctacaaaaacaaaaaaaaccaaaaaaacccaaagttaTTCTGTAACTGTTAAAAGCAAGAATACCAACGGGATAGTAAGGGAGTCCCAGCATACCTCTTCTAACGTTTCCCAGGACTCAGCTGCATTTTCATTCTGAGGTATCTCAGGAAGGGGAGAACATATCTGGATTAAGCTTTGAGACCCGTCCTTTGCTTCCGTGATGTATGACgtttctgagtgaaaaataataTGATGTTTATAAATAAACACGCTGGATCAGATTGCAGGTGACACACATGATCTCTCACTCTTGATGTTTCTCATGGATAAGttgctattttaaataattcaagGCTAGGAACAGCCCCGATAACTACCACACAGGCAAAAGTCCTACTCGCAGTACTACACAGTTTCCTAAAAGGAAGTTATTGCCAAAGAAATGGGCTCATTTCTAACAGTGCAGTTTCACAATCAGTTCTGAGTATGATGAGAAACTGACACGGTCGAAGTTAGGGCCAGTCCATTCATTTCCTATTAGCTGAGCTTTAaaattttgcagaagaaaatcgAACTTGGGACTAAACCTTCATTTACACGTGATACCTAAGCACTGCACTTCCAAAGCTGGTCAATTATTTTATGGTTACTGTGCTACCACGGTCTGGCTTTCAGCTGTTTGGGCCTAGGAGTAGCTAGGGAAAAATTCTGAAGTAAAGGCAATGAAAACCAAGTACCATGCTGCCAAACACGTAGCGCTCTGTCCCACTGGTAATGGTACCGTGATCATGGCAAACATTTAAAGCTCAGCAGGGTAAAGGAGATATTCTCGAGCATCTTCCTTTCTAAGTTGTCTGTGCCGAGTATAGAAGACAGTAAGACAAATTACTGAGGAAAAAACGTGGAAGGAGAGACAGCCAGGTGGCACGGTGGAAAGCAGATACAATTAACAGATACGTGCATACCTTCTCCAGCCAAAAGCCCCGTCTTGAGCCATTATGGCTGTAATGGACAAGTGCCTAACTATGCACAACTAATTCAGTGCTAGGTAAGAACAGCAGCAAGTTTGGGTTGCCGTTGTAAGGATTAAGTAATAGCTTGGGAGTATGAAAAGCAGGCTGGAGAACGTATGTACCTCAGCACAGTGCAAAGATCATGCTGATTTAGACGGCTATGATTTCTGAAAGCTGACTACTTTAGTAGGACGCTGGTGTTTATTCCTTAGGAGGGTGGAAAGCTTAATGTGGGGGAGACTGGAGAGGTATTTCTAACAATACTATGGTGTAAATATTACATTAAAGTCTTCAGTAGAAGCAGTGAATGTGCCAAGGTACTGTAACAACTTTATATAACTGTTACTGCAACTGATACAAACAATGAAAAACGAATAAAAATAACCTTTCTCAATAAAAATTGAATAATAAAGCATGCT is part of the Gallus gallus isolate bGalGal1 chromosome 2, bGalGal1.mat.broiler.GRCg7b, whole genome shotgun sequence genome and harbors:
- the STX17 gene encoding syntaxin-17 isoform X1 — protein: MSEDDDKVKLRRIEPAIQKFIKVAIPTDLERLRKHQINIEKYQRCRLWDRLHEEHINAGRTVQQLRANMREMEKLCLRVRQEDIPVLQRMINPVKDEASSAIKHFLQLHSESAEELKRQLEGQEDASLTRSATVGGGETSYITEAKDGSQSLIQICSPLPEIPQNENAAESWETLEEDLIQLSQLVTDFSVLVSSQQEKIDRIEDHVNSAAANTEEGTKNLAKAAKYKLAALPVAGAVIGGVVGGPIGLLAGFKVAGIAAALGGGILGFTGGKLIQRRKQKQIEQVSCSCPELSCQSAKKSS